In a single window of the Zea mays cultivar B73 chromosome 5, Zm-B73-REFERENCE-NAM-5.0, whole genome shotgun sequence genome:
- the LOC100216804 gene encoding RNA-binding protein-like protein, whose amino-acid sequence MAAPQPVAPASEAPPSAQMVGNAFVQQYYLVLHQSPDLVYRFYQEASRLARPASAAGAAGMDSVTTMEAISEKIMEMDVSKAEIRTVDSQESLGGGVAVLVTGHLTGRDGVRREFSQSFFLAPQEMGYFVLNDIFRFVGDIPASTAVEAQPEAVAVVPPVAAPLANGTATPAVEPATPDDHGAVPQQEHHVVDRSLPQPEEDEAEVYNPPQEEVVDEEQPVAEVINEVPNNVAPVVATTVASVLQEEAPKKSYASIVKIMKEVPLPAPAPPTRPSPPKLEKQSPPPATPVTDVPPFSSNPENINIQEPEVDAHAIYVRNLPLNATETQLEDEFKKFGTIKQNGIQVRSNKIQGFCYGFVEFEDSTSVQSAIEASPVAIGGRQCYVEEKRAPGSRGSSRGGRFAPGRGNSFRSEGTRGRGNYGGGRGYGRGEFSYRSDYGVRSGGRGGSLRGADVGYQRVDHAGYAGGRGSRTAAAGAPSK is encoded by the exons ATGGCCGCGCCGCAGCCTGTCGCCCCCGCCTCCGAGGCGCCGCCGTCTGCGCAAATG GTGGGCAACGCGTTCGTGCAGCAGTACTACCTCGTGCTGCACCAGTCGCCGGATCTGGTGTACCGCTTCTACCAGGAGGCCAGCCGCCTCGCTCGCCCCGCATCCGCCGCCGGAGCCGCCGGCATGGACTCGGTCACCACCATGGAG GCGATCAGCGAGAAGATAATGGAGATGGACGTGTCCAAAGCGGAGATCAGGACGGTGGACTCGCAGGAGTCTTTAGGCGGCGGCGTCGCTGTGCTCGTCACAGGTCACCTCACCGGCCGTGATGGAGTGCGCCGCGAGTTCTCGcaatccttcttcctcgcgccgcagGAGATGGGCTACTTCGTGCTCAACGACATCTTCCGCTTCGTCGGGGACATCCCTGCCTCTACCGCCGTTGAGGCGCAGCCAGAGGCGGTTGCTGTAGTCCCGCCTGTGGCTGCTCCACTTGCCAACGGCACAGCTACTCCTGCTGTGGAGCCTGCCACTCCTGATGATCATG GTGCCGTGCCACAGCAGGAACATCATGTTGTGGACCGATCACTGCCTCAACCTGAAGAGGACGAGGCTGAGGTTTACAATCCGCCGCAAGAGGAAGTAGTGGATGAGGAACAGCCTGTTGCTGAAGTGATAAATGAAGTTCCAAACAATGTGGCACCTGTGGTGGCAACTACAGTTGCCTCAGTGTTGCAGGAGGAGGCACCAAAGAAGTCATACGCCTCAATT GTCAAAATCATGAAAGAAGTTCCATTGCCTGCTCCTGCGCCTCCTACTAGGCCTTCACCACCCAAACTAGAGAAGCAGTCTCCTCCTCCTGCTACTCCTGTCACAGATGTACCGCCTTTCAGTTCTAACCCCGAGAACATCAATATCCAAGAGCCTGAAG TTGATGCACATGCAATATATGTGAGGAATTTACCTTTAAATGCCACTGAAACTCAACTGGAGGATGAGTTCAAGAAGTTTGGTACCATTAAGCAAAATGGCATTCAAGTCAGAAGCAATAAG ATTCAAGGGTTCTGTTATGGATTCGTTGAATTCGAGGATTCTACTTCTGTCCAGAGTGCTATAGAG GCTTCCCCTGTAGCAATTGGCGGTCGTCAATGTTACGTTGAGGAAAAGAGAGCACCTGGTTCACGAG GCTCCAGCAGAGGCGGCAGGTTCGCACCAGGCAGGGGCAACAGTTTCAGAAGTGAAGGTACCAGAGGGCGTGGTAACTACGGTGGAGGAAGGGGCTACGGGAGGGGTGAATTTAGTTACAGGTCTGATTACGGGGTCAGAAGTGGTGGCAGAGGTGGCTCATTACGTGGAGCTGATGTTGGCTACCAGAGGGTTGACCATGCTGGATATGCTGGTGGTCGTGGTAGCCGCACAGCAGCTGCTGGCGCACCTTCAAAATGA
- the LOC100193814 gene encoding uncharacterized protein isoform X1 yields the protein MPPPPPIYKPAARHSSRMLTSTSTICFSPAPLGKLAVQDPPLARPRRRTQLADGAPHIHFLLAAQILCIPPLAADDMLERQQGGLSIPPEREGGSSQCPARTNLRDRRCPDCVPTGEQDFDDPRPDEVAGVGDAQGGGGHRALTPSPFFLSGRWCRQANGFVRERANRVLFLRSAAPKSLLPGAPVPIKYQHCLSTGYTLVWWTFTKSKLQHRCCSGLDRGDGTMIKRKENTTEGTY from the exons ATGCCTCCCCCACCCCCGATCTATAAACCAGCCGCTCGCCACTCCTCCCGTATGCTCACCTCGACGTCCACGATCTGCTTCTCCCCCGCGCCCCTCGGCAAGCTCGCAGTCCAGGATCCGCCTCTCGCGCGCCCCCGCCGACGCACACAGCTCGCAGACGGCGCCCCCCATATCCACTTCTTGCTGGCCGCTCAGATCCTCTGTATCCCTCCTCTTGCTGCAGATGATATGCTAGAGCGTCAGCAAGGCGGACTCTCCATCCCTCCAGAGAGGGAGGGAGGCAGCAGCCAATGCCCAGCACGTACCAATCTGCGTGACAGGAGGTGTCCGGACTGCGTACCCACGGGCGAGCAGGATTTTGACGATCCACGACCCGATGAAGTCGCCGGCGTCGGTGACGCACAAGGCGGCGGTGGCCATCGTGCGCTGACGCCCAGTCCCTTCTTCCTCTCGGGGCGGTGGTGCCGCCAGGCGAATGGATTCGTCCGAGAGCGAGCAAATAGGG TTCTATTCTTGCGTAGTGCAGCTCCGAAGTCGCTGCTACCAGGTGCCCCCGTGCCTATCAAGTATCAACACTGCTTATCAACGGGCTATACCCTTGTATGGTGGACATTCACGAAGAGCAAG CTCCAGCACCGTTGCTGTTCTGGTCTCGACCGTGGAGATGGAACTATGATTAAAAGAAAAGAGAACACTACGGAAGGAACCTACTGA
- the LOC100193814 gene encoding uncharacterized protein LOC100193814, producing the protein MLERQQGGLSIPPEREGGSSQCPARTNLRDRRCPDCVPTGEQDFDDPRPDEVAGVGDAQGGGGHRALTPSPFFLSGRWCRQANGFVRERANRGKHLSSGSGKKWYSVVEEMTQDTSGSWHLKAVALAQLAMHSPNFCPFMVSRLSEYGVQGLIFSEFFVAIFSVHVIRLWLKYCVNRACVLQFYSCVVQLRSRCYQVPPCLSSINTAYQRAIPLYGGHSRRASSSTVAVLVSTVEMEL; encoded by the exons ATGCTAGAGCGTCAGCAAGGCGGACTCTCCATCCCTCCAGAGAGGGAGGGAGGCAGCAGCCAATGCCCAGCACGTACCAATCTGCGTGACAGGAGGTGTCCGGACTGCGTACCCACGGGCGAGCAGGATTTTGACGATCCACGACCCGATGAAGTCGCCGGCGTCGGTGACGCACAAGGCGGCGGTGGCCATCGTGCGCTGACGCCCAGTCCCTTCTTCCTCTCGGGGCGGTGGTGCCGCCAGGCGAATGGATTCGTCCGAGAGCGAGCAAATAGGGGTAAGCATTTATCAagcggaagtgggaagaaatggtACAGTGTAGTGGAGGAAATGACACAGGACACAAGCGGAAGCTGGCATCTCAAGGCGGTCGCACTCGCACAGTTAGCAATGCACTCCCCTAATTTCTGCCCTTTTATGGTTTCACGATTATCTGAATATGGAGTTCAAGGATTGATCTTTTCTGAGTTCTTTGTTGCCATATTTTCTGTCCATGTAATAAGGTTGTGGCTAAAATATTGTGTCAATCGGGCTTGTGTGTTGCAGTTCTATTCTTGCGTAGTGCAGCTCCGAAGTCGCTGCTACCAGGTGCCCCCGTGCCTATCAAGTATCAACACTGCTTATCAACGGGCTATACCCTTGTATGGTGGACATTCACGAAGAGCAAG CTCCAGCACCGTTGCTGTTCTGGTCTCGACCGTGGAGATGGAACTATGA
- the LOC100193814 gene encoding uncharacterized protein isoform X2, whose translation MPPPPPIYKPAARHSSRMLTSTSTICFSPAPLGKLAVQDPPLARPRRRTQLADGAPHIHFLLAAQILCIPPLAADDMLERQQGGLSIPPEREGGSSQCPARTNLRDRRCPDCVPTGEQDFDDPRPDEVAGVGDAQGGGGHRALTPSPFFLSGRWCRQANGFVRERANRGKHLSSGSGKKWYSVVEEMTQDTSGSWHLKAVALAHSILA comes from the exons ATGCCTCCCCCACCCCCGATCTATAAACCAGCCGCTCGCCACTCCTCCCGTATGCTCACCTCGACGTCCACGATCTGCTTCTCCCCCGCGCCCCTCGGCAAGCTCGCAGTCCAGGATCCGCCTCTCGCGCGCCCCCGCCGACGCACACAGCTCGCAGACGGCGCCCCCCATATCCACTTCTTGCTGGCCGCTCAGATCCTCTGTATCCCTCCTCTTGCTGCAGATGATATGCTAGAGCGTCAGCAAGGCGGACTCTCCATCCCTCCAGAGAGGGAGGGAGGCAGCAGCCAATGCCCAGCACGTACCAATCTGCGTGACAGGAGGTGTCCGGACTGCGTACCCACGGGCGAGCAGGATTTTGACGATCCACGACCCGATGAAGTCGCCGGCGTCGGTGACGCACAAGGCGGCGGTGGCCATCGTGCGCTGACGCCCAGTCCCTTCTTCCTCTCGGGGCGGTGGTGCCGCCAGGCGAATGGATTCGTCCGAGAGCGAGCAAATAGGGGTAAGCATTTATCAagcggaagtgggaagaaatggtACAGTGTAGTGGAGGAAATGACACAGGACACAAGCGGAAGCTGGCATCTCAAGGCGGTCGCACTCGCACA TTCTATTCTTGCGTAG